From one Lycorma delicatula isolate Av1 chromosome 2, ASM4794821v1, whole genome shotgun sequence genomic stretch:
- the LOC142319064 gene encoding uncharacterized protein LOC142319064 isoform X1, whose translation MSRKSEMKKSALQRLSQTMRSIITNADIKRKRFSPGSKQIMTKRIKLKPEPTSLFSRFTREGDIDVETNYNHNNNTFNLNNASNNESDKKLKTISKIWIPPLKTNNVQQVDKLNNINSENMNVFKAKKSKQEINKWAHLSKTTSTTVNSENNNEIDDSFVLTNSNVEQIQESEENYICKSNNTNLEDSSDYLRKEVMTGSSGIDASVATLQDAETVIIDADNDNCTGQLKSKNNYLNQTMTENENEKETHQFPRNEFEYFINSDDSEPEVLDINFKETKIEFDKTSNQNDLLIISKDNDDVNISSCIKIIAEVDESAKKVENINDKVDENLLINEKNNNIHKSENIAGGSLIDEKNLRTDSEIITIKDNVFEEMQSSQKLKSVPSDYDISNKNENNHNIVYIDLINDENITTDFKINSPEIDFEEQISENIEEELNDTVLISNEAEDDGSMNEGSIPKINFTLNSQDMAFKGDDKDSIQNKILTSNDSNRKNSLKEIIKNSQIGSITDNETLHDIKNYDCETEVLEKYSDVINNEHRSIPTIHGCEKDMMDHDKINDDTEISVKNNKKEKYNVNKPNKENTNDLLNSLHILTDDNKNIVEIDKINENFSENLDVNAISDNTQVKENNLEISDERNLESSNDPDVISIHSSNQQSQENLSGFKDNSVEMQRELDESNSSQKIVTKQENYDEYIKCNDDFYSIPMSEVIRIENEYQQTETNNEPKDHFSNENNNIPITKINNLLQNNSTDQTLHQNLPCVKDVDFPTPVPTIHPPKLDWIQRVNQEKQKIRSIIQEINKLNSIVLQARKEIWPHQFGANTKPA comes from the coding sequence agAGATTCAGCCCAGGCAGTAAACAAATTATgactaaaagaataaaattgaaaccAGAGCCTACAAGCTTATTTTCAAGATTCACAAGAGAAGGTGACATTGATGTAGAAACAAATTATAACCATAATAAcaacacatttaatttaaataatgcaagtaataatgaaagtgataaaaaattaaaaacaatttcaaaaatttggataccgccattaaaaacaaataatgttcaacaagtagataaattaaataatattaattcagaaaatatgaatgtatttaaagctaaaaaatcaaagcaagaaataaacaaatgggCACATTTATCCAAAACTACCTCCACTACTGTAAACAGTGAAAACAATAACGAAATTGATGATTCATTCGTATTGACAAATAGTAATGTTGAACAAATTCAGGAAagtgaagaaaattatatttgtaaatctaataatactaatttagaaGACAGCAGTGACTATTTGAGAAAAGAAGTGATGACTGGTTCATCTGGTATTGATGCATCAGTTGCTACATTACAGGATGCTGAAACTGTCATAATAGATGCTGATAATGATAACTGTACAGgtcaattaaaaagtaaaaataattatttaaatcaaacaatgactgaaaatgaaaatgaaaaagaaacacatCAATTTCCAagaaatgaatttgaatattttattaattctgacgATTCAGAACCAGAAGTtctagatattaattttaaggaaactaaaattgaatttgataaaacatCTAATCAGAATGATTTGTTAATCATTAGTAAAGACAATGATGATGTAAATATTTCatcatgtattaaaataattgcagAAGTTGATGAATCAGcaaaaaaggtagaaaatattaatgataaagtagatgaaaatcttctaattaatgaaaaaaacaataatatacataaaagtgAAAACATTGCTGGTGGGAGTttgatagatgaaaaaaatttaagaactgaTAGTGAAATAATTACCATCAAAGATAATGTATTTGAGGAGATGCAATCATCACAAAAATTGAAAAGTGTACCCTCAGATTAcgatatatcaaataaaaatgaaaataatcataatattgtatacattgatttaataaatgatgaaaatattacaacagacttcaaaataaattcaccAGAAATTGACTTTGAAGAACAAATTAGTGAAAACATTGAAGAAGAATTAAATGATACAGTTTTGATTAGTAATGAAGCTGAAGATGATGGTAGTATGAATGAAGGAAgtataccaaaaataaattttactttaaactcaCAAGATATGGCTTTTAAAGGTGATGATAAAgattcaattcaaaataaaattctaacaagtaatgatagtaatagaaaaaactctcttaaagaaataattaaaaattctcagATTGGATCAATAACTGATAATGAAACTCTACACGATATAAAGAACTATGATTGTGAGACAgaagtattagaaaaatattctgatgtaattaataatgaacataGATCTATACCAACTATACATGGGTGTGAGAAAGATATGATGGatcatgataaaataaatgatgatacagaaatatcagttaaaaataataaaaaggaaaaatacaacGTAAATAAACCTAACAAAGAAAATACTAATGATTTGTTAAATAGCTTGCATATTTTAACAGATGACAATAAAAACATTgttgaaatagataaaattaatgagAACTTTTCAGAAAACCTAGATGTAAATGCAATTTCAGATAATACacaagttaaagaaaataatctagaAATTTCAGATGAAAGAAATTTAGAATCTTCTAATGACCCAGATGTAATTTCAATACATTCAAGTAATCAACAGTCCCAAGAAAATTTATCTGGGTTCAAAGATAATTCTGTTGAAATGCAACGGGAATTAGATGAAAGTAATTCATCACAAAAGATTGTGACAAAACAAGAAAACTATGATGAATATATCAAGTGTAATGATGATTTTTATAGTATACCAATGTCAGAAGTAATAAGAATTGAAAATGAATACCAGCAAACTGAAACGAATAATGAGCCAAAAGATCATTTTtctaatgagaataataatataccgataacaaaaattaataatttgcttcAAAATAATTCCACTGATCAGACTTTACACCAGAATTTACCATGTGTGAAAGATGTTGATTTTCCTACACCAGTACCTACCATTCACCCCCCGAAACTTGATTGGATTCAAAGAGttaatcaagaaaaacaaaaaatacgatcaatcattcaagaaattaataaattaaa
- the LOC142319064 gene encoding uncharacterized protein LOC142319064 isoform X2, producing MSRKSEMKKSALQRLSQTMRSIITNADIKRKRFSPGSKQIMTKRIKLKPEPTSLFSRFTREGDIDVETNYNHNNNTFNLNNASNNESDKKLKTISKIWIPPLKTNNVQQVDKLNNINSENMNVFKAKKSKQEINKWAHLSKTTSTTVNSENNNEIDDSFVLTNSNVEQIQESEENYICKSNNTNLEDSSDYLRKEVMTGSSGIDASVATLQDAETVIIDADNDNCTGQLKSKNNYLNQTMTENENEKETHQFPRNEFEYFINSDDSEPEVLDINFKETKIEFDKTSNQNDLLIISKDNDDVNISSCIKIIAEVDESAKKVENINDKVDENLLINEKNNNIHKSENIAGGSLIDEKNLRTDSEIITIKDNVFEEMQSSQKLKSVPSDYDISNKNENNHNIVYIDLINDENITTDFKINSPEIDFEEQISENIEEELNDTVLISNEAEDDGSMNEGSIPKINFTLNSQDMAFKGDDKDSIQNKILTSNDSNRKNSLKEIIKNSQIGSITDNETLHDIKNYDCETEVLEKYSDVINNEHRSIPTIHGCEKDMMDHDKINDDTEISVKNNKKEKYNVNKPNKENTNDLLNSLHILTDDNKNIVEIDKINENFSENLDVNAISDNTQVKENNLEISDERNLESSNDPDVISIHSSNQQSQENLSGFKDNSVEMQRELDESNSSQKIVTKQENYDEYIKCNDDFYSIPMSEVIRIENEYQQTETNNEPKDHFSNENNNIPITKINNLLQNNSTDQTLHQNLPCVKDVDFPTPVPTIHPPKLDWIQRVNQEKQKIRSIIQEINKLNLKSIMKRNQHNDKYCYC from the coding sequence agAGATTCAGCCCAGGCAGTAAACAAATTATgactaaaagaataaaattgaaaccAGAGCCTACAAGCTTATTTTCAAGATTCACAAGAGAAGGTGACATTGATGTAGAAACAAATTATAACCATAATAAcaacacatttaatttaaataatgcaagtaataatgaaagtgataaaaaattaaaaacaatttcaaaaatttggataccgccattaaaaacaaataatgttcaacaagtagataaattaaataatattaattcagaaaatatgaatgtatttaaagctaaaaaatcaaagcaagaaataaacaaatgggCACATTTATCCAAAACTACCTCCACTACTGTAAACAGTGAAAACAATAACGAAATTGATGATTCATTCGTATTGACAAATAGTAATGTTGAACAAATTCAGGAAagtgaagaaaattatatttgtaaatctaataatactaatttagaaGACAGCAGTGACTATTTGAGAAAAGAAGTGATGACTGGTTCATCTGGTATTGATGCATCAGTTGCTACATTACAGGATGCTGAAACTGTCATAATAGATGCTGATAATGATAACTGTACAGgtcaattaaaaagtaaaaataattatttaaatcaaacaatgactgaaaatgaaaatgaaaaagaaacacatCAATTTCCAagaaatgaatttgaatattttattaattctgacgATTCAGAACCAGAAGTtctagatattaattttaaggaaactaaaattgaatttgataaaacatCTAATCAGAATGATTTGTTAATCATTAGTAAAGACAATGATGATGTAAATATTTCatcatgtattaaaataattgcagAAGTTGATGAATCAGcaaaaaaggtagaaaatattaatgataaagtagatgaaaatcttctaattaatgaaaaaaacaataatatacataaaagtgAAAACATTGCTGGTGGGAGTttgatagatgaaaaaaatttaagaactgaTAGTGAAATAATTACCATCAAAGATAATGTATTTGAGGAGATGCAATCATCACAAAAATTGAAAAGTGTACCCTCAGATTAcgatatatcaaataaaaatgaaaataatcataatattgtatacattgatttaataaatgatgaaaatattacaacagacttcaaaataaattcaccAGAAATTGACTTTGAAGAACAAATTAGTGAAAACATTGAAGAAGAATTAAATGATACAGTTTTGATTAGTAATGAAGCTGAAGATGATGGTAGTATGAATGAAGGAAgtataccaaaaataaattttactttaaactcaCAAGATATGGCTTTTAAAGGTGATGATAAAgattcaattcaaaataaaattctaacaagtaatgatagtaatagaaaaaactctcttaaagaaataattaaaaattctcagATTGGATCAATAACTGATAATGAAACTCTACACGATATAAAGAACTATGATTGTGAGACAgaagtattagaaaaatattctgatgtaattaataatgaacataGATCTATACCAACTATACATGGGTGTGAGAAAGATATGATGGatcatgataaaataaatgatgatacagaaatatcagttaaaaataataaaaaggaaaaatacaacGTAAATAAACCTAACAAAGAAAATACTAATGATTTGTTAAATAGCTTGCATATTTTAACAGATGACAATAAAAACATTgttgaaatagataaaattaatgagAACTTTTCAGAAAACCTAGATGTAAATGCAATTTCAGATAATACacaagttaaagaaaataatctagaAATTTCAGATGAAAGAAATTTAGAATCTTCTAATGACCCAGATGTAATTTCAATACATTCAAGTAATCAACAGTCCCAAGAAAATTTATCTGGGTTCAAAGATAATTCTGTTGAAATGCAACGGGAATTAGATGAAAGTAATTCATCACAAAAGATTGTGACAAAACAAGAAAACTATGATGAATATATCAAGTGTAATGATGATTTTTATAGTATACCAATGTCAGAAGTAATAAGAATTGAAAATGAATACCAGCAAACTGAAACGAATAATGAGCCAAAAGATCATTTTtctaatgagaataataatataccgataacaaaaattaataatttgcttcAAAATAATTCCACTGATCAGACTTTACACCAGAATTTACCATGTGTGAAAGATGTTGATTTTCCTACACCAGTACCTACCATTCACCCCCCGAAACTTGATTGGATTCAAAGAGttaatcaagaaaaacaaaaaatacgatcaatcattcaagaaattaataaattaaa
- the LOC142319064 gene encoding uncharacterized protein LOC142319064 isoform X3, translating to MTKRIKLKPEPTSLFSRFTREGDIDVETNYNHNNNTFNLNNASNNESDKKLKTISKIWIPPLKTNNVQQVDKLNNINSENMNVFKAKKSKQEINKWAHLSKTTSTTVNSENNNEIDDSFVLTNSNVEQIQESEENYICKSNNTNLEDSSDYLRKEVMTGSSGIDASVATLQDAETVIIDADNDNCTGQLKSKNNYLNQTMTENENEKETHQFPRNEFEYFINSDDSEPEVLDINFKETKIEFDKTSNQNDLLIISKDNDDVNISSCIKIIAEVDESAKKVENINDKVDENLLINEKNNNIHKSENIAGGSLIDEKNLRTDSEIITIKDNVFEEMQSSQKLKSVPSDYDISNKNENNHNIVYIDLINDENITTDFKINSPEIDFEEQISENIEEELNDTVLISNEAEDDGSMNEGSIPKINFTLNSQDMAFKGDDKDSIQNKILTSNDSNRKNSLKEIIKNSQIGSITDNETLHDIKNYDCETEVLEKYSDVINNEHRSIPTIHGCEKDMMDHDKINDDTEISVKNNKKEKYNVNKPNKENTNDLLNSLHILTDDNKNIVEIDKINENFSENLDVNAISDNTQVKENNLEISDERNLESSNDPDVISIHSSNQQSQENLSGFKDNSVEMQRELDESNSSQKIVTKQENYDEYIKCNDDFYSIPMSEVIRIENEYQQTETNNEPKDHFSNENNNIPITKINNLLQNNSTDQTLHQNLPCVKDVDFPTPVPTIHPPKLDWIQRVNQEKQKIRSIIQEINKLNSIVLQARKEIWPHQFGANTKPA from the coding sequence ATgactaaaagaataaaattgaaaccAGAGCCTACAAGCTTATTTTCAAGATTCACAAGAGAAGGTGACATTGATGTAGAAACAAATTATAACCATAATAAcaacacatttaatttaaataatgcaagtaataatgaaagtgataaaaaattaaaaacaatttcaaaaatttggataccgccattaaaaacaaataatgttcaacaagtagataaattaaataatattaattcagaaaatatgaatgtatttaaagctaaaaaatcaaagcaagaaataaacaaatgggCACATTTATCCAAAACTACCTCCACTACTGTAAACAGTGAAAACAATAACGAAATTGATGATTCATTCGTATTGACAAATAGTAATGTTGAACAAATTCAGGAAagtgaagaaaattatatttgtaaatctaataatactaatttagaaGACAGCAGTGACTATTTGAGAAAAGAAGTGATGACTGGTTCATCTGGTATTGATGCATCAGTTGCTACATTACAGGATGCTGAAACTGTCATAATAGATGCTGATAATGATAACTGTACAGgtcaattaaaaagtaaaaataattatttaaatcaaacaatgactgaaaatgaaaatgaaaaagaaacacatCAATTTCCAagaaatgaatttgaatattttattaattctgacgATTCAGAACCAGAAGTtctagatattaattttaaggaaactaaaattgaatttgataaaacatCTAATCAGAATGATTTGTTAATCATTAGTAAAGACAATGATGATGTAAATATTTCatcatgtattaaaataattgcagAAGTTGATGAATCAGcaaaaaaggtagaaaatattaatgataaagtagatgaaaatcttctaattaatgaaaaaaacaataatatacataaaagtgAAAACATTGCTGGTGGGAGTttgatagatgaaaaaaatttaagaactgaTAGTGAAATAATTACCATCAAAGATAATGTATTTGAGGAGATGCAATCATCACAAAAATTGAAAAGTGTACCCTCAGATTAcgatatatcaaataaaaatgaaaataatcataatattgtatacattgatttaataaatgatgaaaatattacaacagacttcaaaataaattcaccAGAAATTGACTTTGAAGAACAAATTAGTGAAAACATTGAAGAAGAATTAAATGATACAGTTTTGATTAGTAATGAAGCTGAAGATGATGGTAGTATGAATGAAGGAAgtataccaaaaataaattttactttaaactcaCAAGATATGGCTTTTAAAGGTGATGATAAAgattcaattcaaaataaaattctaacaagtaatgatagtaatagaaaaaactctcttaaagaaataattaaaaattctcagATTGGATCAATAACTGATAATGAAACTCTACACGATATAAAGAACTATGATTGTGAGACAgaagtattagaaaaatattctgatgtaattaataatgaacataGATCTATACCAACTATACATGGGTGTGAGAAAGATATGATGGatcatgataaaataaatgatgatacagaaatatcagttaaaaataataaaaaggaaaaatacaacGTAAATAAACCTAACAAAGAAAATACTAATGATTTGTTAAATAGCTTGCATATTTTAACAGATGACAATAAAAACATTgttgaaatagataaaattaatgagAACTTTTCAGAAAACCTAGATGTAAATGCAATTTCAGATAATACacaagttaaagaaaataatctagaAATTTCAGATGAAAGAAATTTAGAATCTTCTAATGACCCAGATGTAATTTCAATACATTCAAGTAATCAACAGTCCCAAGAAAATTTATCTGGGTTCAAAGATAATTCTGTTGAAATGCAACGGGAATTAGATGAAAGTAATTCATCACAAAAGATTGTGACAAAACAAGAAAACTATGATGAATATATCAAGTGTAATGATGATTTTTATAGTATACCAATGTCAGAAGTAATAAGAATTGAAAATGAATACCAGCAAACTGAAACGAATAATGAGCCAAAAGATCATTTTtctaatgagaataataatataccgataacaaaaattaataatttgcttcAAAATAATTCCACTGATCAGACTTTACACCAGAATTTACCATGTGTGAAAGATGTTGATTTTCCTACACCAGTACCTACCATTCACCCCCCGAAACTTGATTGGATTCAAAGAGttaatcaagaaaaacaaaaaatacgatcaatcattcaagaaattaataaattaaa